A segment of the Cytobacillus luteolus genome:
TTAGACATGTCCCCTCGTGCACTGGAAGAAATTATCTACTTTGCTTCTTATGTTGTTACAGAAACTGGTGACACTCCATTAGAAAAAAAGCAACTTCTTTCAGAAAAAGAATTCCGTGCATATCGCGAGAAGTACGGAAATACATTCCAAGCTTCTATGGGTGCAGAAGCAATTAAAAAATTACTTTCAGACATTGAACTTAACAAGGAAGTTAATTTCTTAAAAGAAGAATTAAAAACGGCTCAAGGGCAACGTCGTACTCGTGCGATTAAACGTCTGGAAGTGTTAGAGGCATTCAGAAATTCAGGTAACGAGCCATCTTGGATGATTCTAGATGTACTTCCGGTAATTCCACCAGAATTACGTCCGATGGTTCAATTAGATGGTGGGCGTTTTGCAACTTCTGACTTAAATGACCTATATCGTCGTGTTATTAACCGTAACAACCGTTTAAAACGCTTATTAGACCTTGGTGCACCAAGTATTATTGTTCAAAATGAAAAGCGTATGTTACAGGAAGCAGTCGATGCACTGATTGACAATGGTCGTCGTGGCCGTCCAGTAACTGGTCCTGGTAATCGTCCATTAAAGTCGTTATCACACATGTTAAAAGGGAAGCAAGGGCGTTTCCGTCAAAACCTTCTTGGAAAACGTGTTGACTACTCAGGACGTTCCGTTATTGTAGTTGGACCGAATTTGAAAATGTACCAATGTGGATTACCTAAAGAAATGGCACTTGAACTATTTAAGCCTTTCGTAATGAAGGAATTAGTAGAAAAAGGCCTGGCCCACAACATTAAGAGTGCGAAACGTAAAATAGAGCGCGTAAACCCAGAAGTATGGGATGTTCTTGAATCAGTTATCAGGGAACACCCTGTATTACTAAACCGTGCACCTACTCTACATAGATTAGGAATTCAAGCATTTGAACCAACACTTGTTGAAGGACGCGCAATCCGTCTTCACCCTCTTGTATGTACAGCTTACAACGCTGACTTCGACGGTGACCAAATGGCGGTACACGTACCTTTATCAGCTGAAGCACAAGCTGAAGCACGTTTACTTATGCTAGCGGCGCAAAACATCCTTAACCCTAAGGATGGTAAACCAGTTGTTACTCCATCTCAAGACATGGTATTAGGAAACTACTACTTAACACTTGAGCGTAAAGGAGCAATTGGCGAAGGTATGGTATTTAAAGATACAAATGAAGCTTTAATTGCCTACCAAAATGGCTATGTTCATCTTCATACACGAGTTGCGGTTCATGCAGGCTCATTAAATAATGTGACTTTTACAGAGGAACAAAATCAGCAGTTATTAGTAACTACGGTTGGTAAGTTGATCTTCAATGAAATCTTACCTAAATCGTTCCCTTATATTAATGAACCAACAAAACGTAATCTTGAAGAAAAAACACCAGAAAAATACTTTATTCCAAAAGGTGCTAACGTTTTAGAAGCAATTACTAGCCAAGAACTCATCGATCCATTCAAGAAGAAAATTCTTGGAAATATCATTGCAGAAGTGTTCAAGAAGTTCAAAATTACTGAGACTTCAAAAATGTTAGATCGAATGAAGAACTTAGGTTTCAAATACTCTACTAAAGCTGGTATTACAGTAGGTGTGTCAGATATCGTAGTTTTACCTGAAAAACAAGTAATTCTAACTGAAGCGCAAGCAAAAGTAGATAATGTATTAAAACAATTCCGCCGTGGATTAATTACGGAAGAAGAACGTTATGATCGAGTTATTTCAATCTGGAGTGCAGCAAAAGATGTTATCCAAGGTAAGCTAATGGATACACTTGATAGAAGTAACCCAATATTCATGATGAGTGACTCTGGTGCCCGTGGTAACGCATCTAACTTTACGCAGTTAGCTGGTATGCGTGGTCTAATGGCCAACCCGGCTGGTAGAATCATCGAGTTACCAATCAAATCGAGTTTCCGTGAAGGTTTAACGGTACTAGAATACTTCATCTCTACTCACGGTGCGCGTAAAGGTCTAGCCGATACAGCGTTAAAAACAGCTGACTCAGGTTACTTAACTAGACGTCTTGTAGATGTTGCACAAGATGTAATCGTTAGAGATGATGATTGTGGAACAGATAGAGGTCTTCATATCCGTGCATTAAAAGATGGCACAGAGGTAATTGAAGCCCTTGAAGAGCGACTAATCGGTCGTTATGCAAGAAAAACAATTAAACATCCAGAGACAAAAGAGATTATCGTAAAAGAGAATGACTTAATCACTGAAGACCTAGCGACTACAATTGTAGAAGCAGGTGTTGAAGATGCATGGATTCGTTCAGCGTTTACTTGTAACACTAGACATGGTGTGTGTAAAAAATGTTATGGTCGTAACCTAGCAACTGGTTCAGAGGTAGAGGTTGGAGAAGCTGTAGGTATTATTGCTGCTCAATCAATCGGTGAGCCAGGAACACAGTTAACGATGCGTACATTCCATACAGGTGGAGTTGCAGGAGATGATATCACTCAAGGTTTACCTCGTATTCAGGAGCTATTTGAGGCGCGTAATCCGAAGGGTCAAGCGGTTATTTCCGAAATCGATGGTGTTGTTAGTGCAATAAATGAAGTAAGAGATAAACAACAAGAAATCGTTATTCAAGGTGATGTAGAAAGTCGCTCGTACACAGCACCATATAGTGCACGTTTAAAGGTAATTGAAGGTCAAGAAATTAACCGTGGTCAAGAATTAACGGAAGGTTCTATTGATCCTAAAGAGCTTTTAAAAGTAAAAGATATGACAGCAGTACAAGAATACTTATTGCGTGAGGTTCAAAAGGTATACCGTATGCAAGGTGTAGAAATTGGAGATAAACACGTAGAAGTAATGGTTCGACAAATGTTACGTAAAGTAAGAGTTATGGATGCAGGTGATACAGATGTGTTACCAGGTTCATTACTTGACGTACATCAATTCACAGATGCGAATACAAAAGTGATAATAAAAGGTGGAATGCCTGCAACTGGTCGTCCAGTCCTACTTGGTATCACAAAAGCATCACTTGAAACAGATTCCTTCTTATCTGCTGCATCATTCCAAGAAACAACAAGAGTTCTTACAGATGCTGCAATTAAAGGGAAGCGTGATGAATTACTTGGACTTAAAGAGAATGTAATTATTGGTAAATTAGTACCAGCAGGAACAGGTATGAACCGTTACCGTAGAGCAGAACCAATTCTTCAAACCGAAGATAAAGAAGAGACTGTTACTGTAGAATAGATTATATCTCAAAGTTGTGAGGGCAGATGTCAACAGAACCTAAACCTATTATTTTATGCGAAACATAAAAAAATATGTTCTGGGATAGTTGACATCTCTTCCTTACAATGATACTATATCGTAGGTGCTCCTAATAACCTGGTACTTTGGAGGATATGAATAATGTCTTATGATAAAGTATTACAGGCAACTGAGATAATCATAGGTACAAAGCAAACAGTGAAAGCACTACAGAACACAAAGGTACTAGAAGTTGTCGTAGCAGAAGATGCTGATCGGCGAGTTGTTAATAAACTATTACAACTAGCTGAGGAACAACGAGTAAAGATAACTAGAGTGGAATCTATGAAATTGCTTGGAAAAGCATGTGGAATAGAAGTAGGAGCTGCAGCTGTAGCGATTATTCGTTAAAAACTGTTTTTGTGGAAGACAAAGAATCGTATTCTACAAGAACTTTGTTTTTGTCAAAGAATGAACCACCTGGATGTGTGGACTTAGAAATATGTGAAGGGAGGAAAACAACAATGCCTACTATTAATCAATTAGTGCGTAAGGGCCGTGAGACTAAGGTAGTTAAATCTGACTCTCCAGCTTTAAATAAAGGGTACAACAGCTTCAAAAAAGCTCAAACTAACCTTACATCACCTCAAAAACGTGGTGTTTGTACACGTGTTGGTACGATGACACCTAAAAAACCAAACTCAGCACTTCGTAAGTATGCTCGTGTACGTTTAACTAACGGTATCGAGGTTACAGCTTACATCCCAGGAATTGGACACAACCTACAAGAGCACAGTGTAGTGTTAATTCGTGGTGGACGTGTTAAAGACTTACCAGGGGTACGTTATCACATTGTACGTGGTGCGTTAGATACAGCTGGTGTTAATAACCGTATGCAAGGTCGTTCTAAATACGGAACTAAGAGACCTAAAGCTGCAAAAAAATAAGTTAAATAACTCACATATCATGATTGAAAGGAGGAAATGATAATGCCTCGTAAAGGACCTGTAGCAAAAAGAGATGTATTACCAGATCCGATTTATAATTCAAAGCTTGTATCTCGTTTAATCAACAAAATGATGGTTGACGGAAAAAGAGGTAAATCACAAGCGATTTTATATAATGCGTTTGAATTAGTACAACAACGTTCTGGAAAGGACGCTATGGAAGTATTCGAACAAGCAATTAAGAACATCATGCCTGTACTTGAAGTAAGAGCTCGCCGTGTAGGTGGATCTAACTACCAAGTACCTGTAGAAGTTCGCCCTGAACGTAGAACTACTTTAGGACTACGTTGGTTAGTAAACTATGCTCGTCTTCGTGGAGAAAAAACGATGGAAGAGCGTTTAGCTAACGAAATTTTAGATGCAGCAAACAATAGTGGTGCAGCTGTTAAAAAGCGTGAGGACACTCACAAAATGGCTGAAGCTAACAAAGCATTCGCACACTACCGTTGGTAGGATAAAAACTAGCTCTGTTAAATTACTGATTTTAACAGAGCCTTTTCCGAAAAAAAATATACTTAAACTATGGAAGGAGAAAGACACCCAATGGCAAGAGAGTTCTCCTTAGACAAAACTCGTAATATTGGTATCATGGCACATATTGATGCTGGTAAAACTACGACAACTGAGCGTGTACTTTACTACACAGGTCGTATCCATAAAATTGGTGAAACTCATGAAGGAGCTTCACAAATGGACTGGATGGAGCAGGAGCAAGAGCGTGGAATCACAATCACTTCTGCTGCAACAACTGCTTCGTGGAAAGGTCACCGCGTAAATATCATCGATACACCAGGTCACGTAGACTTCA
Coding sequences within it:
- the rpoC gene encoding DNA-directed RNA polymerase subunit beta', which gives rise to MLDVNNFEYMKIGLASPDKIRSWSFGEVKKPETINYRTLKPEKDGLFCERIFGPTKDWECHCGKYKRVRYKGVVCDRCGVEVTRAKVRRERMGHIELAAPVSHIWYFKGIPSRMGLVLDMSPRALEEIIYFASYVVTETGDTPLEKKQLLSEKEFRAYREKYGNTFQASMGAEAIKKLLSDIELNKEVNFLKEELKTAQGQRRTRAIKRLEVLEAFRNSGNEPSWMILDVLPVIPPELRPMVQLDGGRFATSDLNDLYRRVINRNNRLKRLLDLGAPSIIVQNEKRMLQEAVDALIDNGRRGRPVTGPGNRPLKSLSHMLKGKQGRFRQNLLGKRVDYSGRSVIVVGPNLKMYQCGLPKEMALELFKPFVMKELVEKGLAHNIKSAKRKIERVNPEVWDVLESVIREHPVLLNRAPTLHRLGIQAFEPTLVEGRAIRLHPLVCTAYNADFDGDQMAVHVPLSAEAQAEARLLMLAAQNILNPKDGKPVVTPSQDMVLGNYYLTLERKGAIGEGMVFKDTNEALIAYQNGYVHLHTRVAVHAGSLNNVTFTEEQNQQLLVTTVGKLIFNEILPKSFPYINEPTKRNLEEKTPEKYFIPKGANVLEAITSQELIDPFKKKILGNIIAEVFKKFKITETSKMLDRMKNLGFKYSTKAGITVGVSDIVVLPEKQVILTEAQAKVDNVLKQFRRGLITEEERYDRVISIWSAAKDVIQGKLMDTLDRSNPIFMMSDSGARGNASNFTQLAGMRGLMANPAGRIIELPIKSSFREGLTVLEYFISTHGARKGLADTALKTADSGYLTRRLVDVAQDVIVRDDDCGTDRGLHIRALKDGTEVIEALEERLIGRYARKTIKHPETKEIIVKENDLITEDLATTIVEAGVEDAWIRSAFTCNTRHGVCKKCYGRNLATGSEVEVGEAVGIIAAQSIGEPGTQLTMRTFHTGGVAGDDITQGLPRIQELFEARNPKGQAVISEIDGVVSAINEVRDKQQEIVIQGDVESRSYTAPYSARLKVIEGQEINRGQELTEGSIDPKELLKVKDMTAVQEYLLREVQKVYRMQGVEIGDKHVEVMVRQMLRKVRVMDAGDTDVLPGSLLDVHQFTDANTKVIIKGGMPATGRPVLLGITKASLETDSFLSAASFQETTRVLTDAAIKGKRDELLGLKENVIIGKLVPAGTGMNRYRRAEPILQTEDKEETVTVE
- a CDS encoding 50S ribosomal protein L7ae-like protein encodes the protein MSYDKVLQATEIIIGTKQTVKALQNTKVLEVVVAEDADRRVVNKLLQLAEEQRVKITRVESMKLLGKACGIEVGAAAVAIIR
- the rpsL gene encoding 30S ribosomal protein S12 — protein: MPTINQLVRKGRETKVVKSDSPALNKGYNSFKKAQTNLTSPQKRGVCTRVGTMTPKKPNSALRKYARVRLTNGIEVTAYIPGIGHNLQEHSVVLIRGGRVKDLPGVRYHIVRGALDTAGVNNRMQGRSKYGTKRPKAAKK
- the rpsG gene encoding 30S ribosomal protein S7 — encoded protein: MPRKGPVAKRDVLPDPIYNSKLVSRLINKMMVDGKRGKSQAILYNAFELVQQRSGKDAMEVFEQAIKNIMPVLEVRARRVGGSNYQVPVEVRPERRTTLGLRWLVNYARLRGEKTMEERLANEILDAANNSGAAVKKREDTHKMAEANKAFAHYRW